From a single Dysidea avara chromosome 14, odDysAvar1.4, whole genome shotgun sequence genomic region:
- the LOC136243953 gene encoding uncharacterized protein gives MSGLIRRLIGPTKERLQGYIKQARNVVVLPIDVSNLEKEEQELEDLIRRLSTNIARLEKCNEEWLRLLDKMKGDEKLEEEKEYCWAADGNDGLIELLLDSNETVASLQGRLSQVLRKQERGTQIGIGRSQPLLNTERRDKVNPQIKLPKLNLPSFDGNILNWQEFWDIFKSTIHEQDLPNVTKVSYLKGVLRGAAATAVGGISVTNENYDTAIRLLTDKFGKREVIIDTLYSQLQFLPVATNQSSDVKSTFESIEKILRQLEAVKEDINNQKVLIQQVLSQFPTQVIVKLEESKPLDESWNLPLVRKSLERYITIFTNAQCYESNTRFVGASVRKVSPYKSVRDSSIETPRSTDTFVTNTSTGRYKSEHFNDSCDQHVDVFDRRKQLQSSSEDNHPPESEQKPSDTTSVVSNALLASGERVLLQTAQITGSILRGPLHQADIEFLKAITPDKMADNIPIQPSSATIDILLGSDYFWSKYPDQTEESSNEISSCLVMAQNEHPSLSDLWTLETIGIHDPIHVREDDKALEKFNNTICCREG, from the exons ATGTCTGGACTGATACGGCGTCTTATTGGACCGACGAAGGAACGTCTTCAAGGCTACATCAAACAGGCAAGAAATGTAGTCGTTTTACCAATTGATGTGTCTAACCTTGAGAAGGAAGAACAAGAACTGGAGGATCTAATTCGACGGCTTTCAACTAATATCGCGCGTCTTGAGAAGTGTAACGAAGAATGGCTTAGGCTTCTAGATAAAATGAAAGGTGACGAGAAATTAGAGGAAGAGAAGGAATATTGTTGGGCCGCTGATGGTAATGATGGATTAATTGAACTGCTATTAGACTCGAATGAAACAGTGGCCAGTCTTCAAGGACGTTTGTCACAGGTTTTAAGAAAACAAGAAAGAGGTACACAGATTGGGATAGGACGGTCCCAACCTTTGCTAAATACAGAACGAAGGGATAAGGTTAACCCTCAAATTAAGCTTCCAAAGTTAAATTTACCTAGTTTTGATGGAAATATCCTTAATTGGCAGGAAttttgggatatttttaaatcaACCATTCACGAACAAGACTTACCTAATGTTACAAAGGTTAGTTATTTGAAGGGTGTTCTGCGTGgggctgctgctactgctgttgGTGGTATATCTGTTACCAATGAAAATTATGATACTGCTATAAGGCTCCTAACAGATAAGTTTGGGAAAAGGGAGGTGATCATTGACACATTGTATTCCCAATTACAGTTTCTTCCAGTAGCAACAAACCAGAGTAGTGATGTGAAGTCTACATTTGAGAGTATTGAAAAGATTTTAAGGCAACTAGAAGCAGTGAAAGAGGACATTAACAACCAGAAGGTCCTCATTCAACAAGTGTTGTCACAGTTTCCCACACAGGTCATAGTTAAGCTGGAGGAATCAAAACCTCTGGATGAGTCATGGAATCTTCCGTTGGTCAGGAAGTCGCTAGAGCGTTATATTACCATTTTCACCAATGCTCAATGTTACGAATCTAATACAAGATTTGTAGGTGCCAGTGTGAGAAAGGTGAGTCCTTATAAGTCAGTGAGAGACAGTTCTATTGAGACTCCACGCTCTACTGATACATTTGTCACAAATACCAGTACTGGAAGGTATAAAA GTGAACATTTTAATGACTCATGTGACCAACATGTTGATGTTTTTGATAGAAGGAAACAGTTACAAAG TTCATCTGAAGACAACCACCCCCCAGAATCTGAACAAAAACCATCTGATACAACGTCAGTTGTAAGTAATGCATTGTTGGCTAGTGGTGAAAGGGTGTTGCTACAAACAGCCCAG ATCACTGGTTCTATTCTGAGAGGCCCTTTACACCAGGCAGATATTGAATTTTTAAAGGCAATTACTCCTGACAAGATGGCTGACAATATTCCCATTCAACCTAGTTCAGCTACCATTGATATTCTGCTTGGATCGGATTACTTTTGGA GTAAATATCCCGATCAGACTGAAGAGAGTAGCAATGAGATTTCCTCTTGTTTGGTCATGGCCCAGAATGAACATCCGTCTTTAAGTGATCTTTGGACTTTAGAGACCATTGGTATACATGATCCAATACATGTTAGGGAGGATGACAAAGCTTTGGAGAAGTTCAACAATACTATTTGTTGTCGTGAGGGTTGA
- the LOC136243954 gene encoding zinc finger protein 862-like, which produces MAELCKTVTNAKFFLILMDGTTDVGKIDDELFLVQWCDVDGTDEKIYSRMEYFTVSRPKSGNAKGLFECLQSALQEFGVAALNVENCKMLVGIGTDGASAAAGLKGLVEGELQWVFWMWCLAHRQELALKDALKGTVFDLIDEILVLLYYVYEKSPKKCRELEEVVADLLQCVEFDDAGVRPLCASGSRWVSHKVNAMKRILSKFGAYTNHLTALSMDSSVQAVDCAKLQEYLRKWVDAKYLLGCAFFVDLLSPCAIFSKVMQEDDLDVLGAFSSLIRTAKEVNKLSSKPLEQWKTYCTTLTKLSDDGSYQCQELRNLLQARSFYESKHEEFCTAVTACMKGRLAWSDLRVIRDVISVLATHGWQRSLDEEDGESDENTERMDPLAPIERLGQRFKVPLESAGVDISKLRDEFYDMLLYATQFISLATLDYRAVWWRLFHSPNSSSWPNVLALGRLLFSLPVSNGKLERIFSVLKLLKVDRRSSIGNETLKDLLMINTDGASMDNFNPDPSIDLWWRAKTRRPDQTKRKKYKTRAAAGQSELDSDSSNSEDNILLDDWDNWLGSS; this is translated from the coding sequence ATGGCCGAATTGTGCAAGACTGTGACAAACGCCAAGTTCTTCTTGATTCTAATGGATGGAACAACGGATGTAGGCAAAATTGATGATGAACTGTTTCTTGTTCAGTGGTGTGATGTTGATGGAACAGATGAGAAGATATACTCTAGAATGGAGTATTTTACAGTTTCCAGACCAAAGAGTGGCAATGCTAAAGGCCTATTCGAATGTTTGCAAAGTGCGCTACAGGAATTTGGTGTTGCTGCCTTGAATGTAGAGAACTGCAAAATGTTAGTTGGGATTGGGACAGATGGCGCGTCTGCTGCAGCTGGACTGAAAGGATTGGTTGAAGGAGAGCTACAGTGGGTGTTCTGGATGTGGTGCCTAGCGCATAGACAAGAATTGGCACTGAAGGATGCTTTGAAGGGGACTGTATTTGATCTCATCGATGAAATACTTGTTCTCCTATACTACGTTTACGAGAAGTCTCCAAAAAAATGCCGTGAGTTGGAGGAAGTTGTTGCTGATTTGCTGCAGTGTGTTGAATTTGATGATGCTGGTGTGAGACCTTTATGCGCAAGTGGCTCAAGGTGGGTGTCCCATAAAGTAAATGCGATGAAACGTATTCTATCAAAGTTTGGAGCATACACTAACCACCTTACTGCATTGTCAATGGACAGTTCTGTCCAAGCTGTGGATTGTGCTAAACTTCAGGAATACCTGAGGAAATGGGTTGATGCAAAATATTTGCTAGGGTGTGCCTTTTTTGTTGATTTACTGTCTCCCTGTGCAATATTTTCTAAAGTAATGCAAGAAGACGACCTAGATGTTCTGGGCGCATTTAGTAGTTTGATTCGTACTGCCAAGGAAGTGAACAAGCTCAGCTCCAAGCCACTGGAACAATGGAAAACATATTGTACAACCTTAACAAAGTTGAGTGATGATGGCAGCTACCAGTGTCAAGAGTTGAGAAATCTTTTGCAAGCAAGATCGTTTTACGAATCCAAACATGAAGAATTTTGCACAGCTGTGACCGCCTGTATGAAGGGAAGGTTAGCGTGGTCTGATCTCAGGGTCATAAGGGATGTTATCTCCGTACTAGCTACCCATGGTTGGCAGAGGTCATTAGATGAGGAGGATGGTGAAAGTGATGAGAATACAGAGAGGATGGACCCTTTGGCACCAATAGAGAGACTAGGGCAAAGGTTCAAAGTTCCCTTGGAATCAGCTGGAGTAGATATCAGTAAGCTACGTGATGAATTTTATGACATGTTGCTGTATGCCACACAATTCATATCATTGGCTACCCTAGATTATCGGGCTGTGTGGTGGAGATTGTTCCACTCACCAAATTCTTCAAGTTGGCCCAATGTGTTAGCCCTTGGCCGATTGTTGTTCTCGTTGCCCGTCTCCAATGGGAAACTTGAAAGAATCTTTTCTGTGCTTAAGCTGCTAAAAGTTGATAGACGATCATCAATTGGAAACGAGACCTTGAAAGATCTGCTAATGATTAATACAGATGGCGCATCCATGGATAACTTTAATCCAGACCCATCTATTGATTTGTGGTGGAGAGCCAAAACAAGACGGCCAGACCAAacgaaaagaaaaaaatacaagACACGGGCTGCTGCAGGTCAAAGTGAATTAGACAGTGATAGTAGCAACTCAGAAGACAATATTTTGTTGGACGACTGGGACAACTGGTTAGGTTCCAGCTAA